From the genome of Amycolatopsis sp. NBC_01488, one region includes:
- a CDS encoding GntR family transcriptional regulator translates to MTSASERQPLAATRQRVRDELRERILTGRLRPGDRLVERELAEDLGVSRVPVREAIRSLEAEGFLVEQSARRIVVRQLARVDVEELFDVREALEGLAAGRAAERAGAPELKRLERMLADAARATARGDAARITVLNSRFHDEIVAIAGNTLLTTMLQPLQGRLRWLTSQNEHWAELLDEHRRLYEAIASGDAERAKAFAVEHVRVNREVTLKSLFGTDQAEIGAGSR, encoded by the coding sequence GTGACGTCGGCGAGCGAGCGGCAACCTCTCGCGGCCACCCGGCAGCGGGTGCGCGACGAGCTGCGCGAACGGATCCTGACCGGCCGCCTCCGCCCCGGCGACCGGCTGGTCGAGCGCGAGCTGGCGGAAGACCTCGGCGTGTCCAGGGTGCCGGTGCGCGAGGCCATCCGCAGCCTCGAGGCCGAAGGGTTCCTCGTCGAGCAGTCGGCGCGGCGGATCGTCGTGCGGCAGCTCGCGCGGGTCGACGTCGAGGAGCTGTTCGACGTCCGGGAAGCCCTCGAAGGGCTCGCCGCGGGACGCGCCGCCGAACGGGCGGGCGCGCCGGAGCTGAAGCGCCTGGAACGGATGCTCGCCGACGCGGCCCGCGCGACGGCCCGCGGCGACGCGGCCCGGATCACCGTGCTCAACTCGCGCTTCCACGACGAGATCGTGGCCATCGCGGGCAACACGCTGCTGACCACGATGCTGCAGCCCCTGCAGGGCCGGCTCCGCTGGCTCACCAGCCAGAACGAGCACTGGGCCGAGCTGCTCGACGAGCACCGCCGGCTCTACGAGGCGATCGCGTCGGGGGACGCGGAGCGCGCGAAGGCGTTCGCCGTCGAGCACGTGCGGGTCAACCGCGAGGTGACCTTGAAGTCCCTCTTCGGCACCGATCAGGCGGAGATCGGCGCCGGTTCGAGGTAG
- a CDS encoding DJ-1/PfpI family protein, with the protein MHTAILTFDGYNELDSLIALGVLNRVKEPGWRVSIASPTPRVTSMNGVTIDAMIGLDEACTADAVIVGSGAKTREVVEDPAIMTTLRGLDPARQLIGAQCSGTLVLAKLGLLADVPACTDLTTKPWVLAAGVEVLNQPFFARGPLATAGGCLASAYLATWVLARLHGLEAAEHAMHYVAPVGEKEEYVERALRNVTPYLEPAPISA; encoded by the coding sequence ATGCACACCGCGATCCTCACCTTCGACGGCTACAACGAACTCGACTCGCTCATCGCGCTGGGCGTCCTCAACCGCGTCAAAGAACCGGGCTGGCGCGTCTCGATCGCGAGTCCCACGCCGCGGGTGACGTCCATGAACGGGGTGACGATCGACGCGATGATCGGCCTGGACGAAGCCTGCACGGCCGACGCCGTGATCGTCGGCAGCGGCGCGAAGACCCGGGAGGTTGTCGAGGACCCGGCGATCATGACGACGCTGCGTGGCCTCGACCCGGCGCGGCAGCTGATCGGCGCGCAGTGCTCCGGCACGCTCGTGCTGGCGAAGCTCGGGCTGCTCGCGGACGTGCCCGCCTGCACCGATCTCACGACCAAGCCCTGGGTCCTCGCGGCGGGCGTCGAGGTCCTGAACCAGCCGTTCTTCGCCCGCGGCCCGCTCGCCACCGCGGGCGGCTGCCTGGCCTCGGCCTACCTCGCCACCTGGGTCCTCGCCCGGCTGCACGGCCTCGAAGCGGCCGAGCACGCCATGCACTACGTCGCGCCGGTCGGCGAGAAGGAGGAGTACGTCGAGCGGGCGCTGCGGAACGTGACGCCCTACCTCGAACCGGCGCCGATCTCCGCCTGA
- a CDS encoding aminotransferase-like domain-containing protein, which yields MRVPKYKGVVDAFTAKIRGGRWPAGTRLPTHRRLAADEGIAVVTASRVYAELAAMGLVSCEQGRGTFVRDLAAGDGVDERAVAADAVDLSFNSPSIPGQADLLREALRDLATAGDLDALLRYQPHRGRADDRAAVARHLRRRGLDVGRERVLIVDGAQHGLAVTAMALLRPGDVVAVDALTYPGFRVLARTLGLDLAPLPVTAEGPDLDALDRLCRRRRVRAVYAMPTLHNPLGWVLSAGQRARLVEIARQHGLTIIEDASYAYLAEEAPPPLAMLAPETTVYVSGLSKSVATGLRVGFVAAPPGLVAGLETAIRSTTWNTPALTAALARRWLDDGTVARLEVRKREDARGRQALASEVLAGLPWIGHPSSYFRWLPLAPDSRPDRIVAALARRRVAVATAEPFATTPAVPQALRPALGSVGHAELRAALEAVRQEVEGDVFR from the coding sequence GTGCGGGTGCCGAAGTACAAGGGCGTCGTGGACGCGTTCACGGCGAAGATCCGGGGCGGCCGGTGGCCGGCCGGAACGCGGCTGCCCACCCACCGGCGGCTCGCGGCCGACGAGGGCATCGCCGTCGTGACGGCCTCCCGCGTCTACGCCGAGCTGGCAGCGATGGGCCTGGTCAGCTGCGAGCAGGGGCGGGGCACGTTCGTCCGGGACCTCGCCGCCGGTGACGGCGTCGACGAGCGGGCGGTCGCGGCCGACGCCGTCGACCTCAGCTTCAACTCGCCTTCGATCCCCGGCCAGGCCGATCTGCTGCGCGAGGCACTGCGGGACCTCGCCACGGCCGGGGACCTCGACGCGCTGCTGCGCTACCAGCCGCACCGCGGACGCGCCGACGACCGCGCCGCCGTCGCCCGGCACCTGCGAAGGCGCGGGCTCGACGTCGGCCGCGAACGCGTGCTGATCGTCGACGGCGCCCAGCACGGCCTGGCGGTGACGGCGATGGCGCTGCTGCGGCCCGGCGACGTCGTCGCGGTCGACGCCCTCACCTACCCGGGCTTCCGGGTGCTCGCGCGCACGCTCGGGCTCGACCTCGCGCCGCTGCCGGTGACCGCCGAGGGTCCCGATCTCGACGCCCTCGACCGGCTGTGCCGACGGCGCCGGGTGCGCGCGGTGTACGCGATGCCGACCCTGCACAACCCGCTGGGCTGGGTGCTCTCCGCCGGGCAGCGCGCGCGGCTCGTGGAGATCGCCCGGCAGCACGGGCTGACGATCATCGAGGACGCTTCGTACGCCTACCTCGCCGAGGAGGCGCCGCCGCCGCTGGCGATGCTCGCGCCCGAAACGACCGTCTACGTTTCGGGACTGTCCAAGAGCGTCGCGACCGGGTTGCGCGTCGGGTTCGTCGCCGCGCCGCCCGGTCTCGTCGCCGGGCTCGAGACCGCGATCCGGTCCACGACGTGGAACACGCCCGCCCTGACCGCGGCCCTCGCGCGCCGCTGGCTCGACGACGGTACCGTGGCCCGCTTGGAGGTCCGCAAGCGCGAAGACGCGCGAGGGCGCCAGGCGCTCGCTTCGGAGGTGCTGGCCGGGCTTCCGTGGATCGGGCACCCGTCGTCGTACTTCCGGTGGCTGCCGCTCGCCCCCGACTCCCGGCCGGACCGCATCGTCGCGGCGCTGGCCCGGCGGCGGGTGGCGGTCGCCACGGCCGAGCCGTTCGCGACGACCCCGGCCGTCCCGCAGGCGCTGCGGCCGGCGCTCGGTTCGGTGGGACACGCCGAACTCCGTGCCGCTCTCGAAGCGGTCCGGCAGGAGGTCGAAGGGGATGTTTTCCGCTGA